A stretch of the Capsicum annuum cultivar UCD-10X-F1 chromosome 8, UCD10Xv1.1, whole genome shotgun sequence genome encodes the following:
- the LOC107838724 gene encoding peroxidase 57: MAAKVGIFVAILLVCAILIPSLASAFLENDSRKTDVSINGENDHGTVAQGDDNDLVLHASDDETRKERSLTGWKKLFMNHHKTGKKFHARGSMAFGFHHLIKGTQKVVGAFARGVTGHNVPQTAEQQQHQNIEQQQPHTKEENAPQNAEQHVPQTAEQQQPQANEQHVPQDAEQQVPQTAEEHVEPEVLGGLREGFYQKTCPQAEEIIRNGLVRAMQNNSKIVAAIPRLFFHDCFVNGCDGSILLDTTPSGAEIEKSAGQNGITVKGYELIDEIKLELEKNCPGIVSCSDILAYLSRDAFVASGLPHYEVSGGRRDGMESLEANVADNIPVPDDSVDLMIELFNRKGLNAEDLVVLIGAHSIGVAHCFNFLYRMDDPEKAKMVDPRLGNVMRFTCTNQMSTLAFDAATQYKMDSVYYKQLLMNRGLLESDQVLAQDIRTRGLVQLFNNDEIGWFDKFGKAMNKLGAVEVLTGNQGQIRKQCRAVNA; the protein is encoded by the exons ATGGCAGCTAAGGTTGGGATTTTTGTAGCTATTTTACTAGTTTGCGCGATCCTAATACCTTCGCTAGCCTCAGCATTTCTAGAAAATGATTCTAGAAAGACAGATGTATCGATCAATGGTGAAAATGATCACGGTACTGTTGCTCAGGGCGATGATAATGACTTGGTGTTGCATGCCTCGGATGATGAGACGAGGAAAGAAAGGTCCTTGACGGGATGGAAGAAGTTGTTCATGAATCATCACAAGACGGGGAAGAAGTTTCATGCCCGTGGTTCTATGGCTTTCGGTTTTCACCACCTCATTAAAGGCACCCAGAAAGTTGTAGGTGCATTTGCGCGTGGTGTCACCGGACATAATGTACCTCAGACTGCAGAACAACAGCAACACCAGAATATCGAACAACAACAACCTCATACTAAAGAAGAAAACGCACCTCAGAATGCAGAACAACATGTACCTCAGACGGCAGAACAACAGCAACCTCAGGCTAATGAACAGCATGTACCTCAGGATGCGGAACAACAGGTACCTCAGACTGCAGAAGAACATGTAGAACCGGAGGTCTTAGGCGGATTAAGAGAGGGATTCTATCAAAAAACATGTCCACAAGCAGAAGAAATTATCAGAAATGGCCTAGTTAGGGCCATGCAAAATAACTCTAAAATTGTTGCTGCCATCCCTAGACTTTTCTTCCATGATTGCTTTGTCAAT GGTTGCGATGGGTCAATATTGCTCGATACAACACCAAGTGGCGCAGAGATAGAGAAGTCAGCGGGCCAAAATGGCATTACAGTGAAGGGCTATGAACTCATTGACGAGATCAAACTAGAACTCGAGAAGAACTGCCCGGGCATTGTCTCATGCTCGGATATTTTAGCCTATTTATCGCGCGACGCCTTTGTTGCATCGGGGCTCCCTCATTACGAGGTGTCAGGTGGCCGACGCGACGGTATGGAATCGCTCGAAGCAAATGTAGCTGACAATATCCCAGTGCCTGATGACTCAGTAGACCTTATGATTGAACTTTTCAATAGAAAAGGCCTAAATGCTGAGGACTTAGTTGTCTTAATTGGTGCACATTCCATTGGAGTAGCTCATTGTTTCAACTTCCTTTACAGAATGGATGATCCTGAAAAAGCTAAAATGGTTGATCCAAGACTTGGCAACGTTATGCGGTTTACGTGTACTAACCAAATGAGTACACTAGCCTTTGACGCCGCAACACAATACAAAATGGACTCGGTTTACTACAAGCAGTTGTTGATGAATCGAGGCCTTCTCGAATCTGATCAAGTTTTGGCACAAGATATAAGAACAAGAGGCTTAGTCCAACTATTTAACAACGATGAAATCGGCTGGTTTGATAAATTCGGCAAGGCCATGAACAAGCTTGGAGCAGTAGAAGTGCTCACCGGTAACCAAGGACAGATAAGGAAACAATGTCGAGCTGTTAATGCATAA
- the LOC107879592 gene encoding putative late blight resistance protein homolog R1A-3: MAAYSAVISLLQTLERFQERQPVLIQGQTAKTLESLRDTAEYFQNFVEEASTSRFDPEKIKSFEEIIRSAASDAEDVIEMCWTCGNASESSLNKNLRPVVTRINTIKNEVMEIVSGFSTSSHDMDDHRFLESAGDFLINSTTYRSNRMLQHMEGDIVQGLDEDLEIIVRRLTEPLSDLDIITITGMGGIGKTTLARKAHDHLKIRYHFDIRVWVTISQVYGSRNVLLEALRCISKQTNIDIGKDYDKKNNNELADLVQKKLKGPRYLVVVDDIWSTDVWDSVRRIFPDCNNRSRILLTTRETRVAIYANPISRHEMNPLNSDNSWKLLCDKVFGPNYDHPPELEEIGKQLAEKCHGLPLTITVIAGHLSKVARTLGSWMDVFRTMSEIIASHPDKCLGVLGLSYHHLPNHLKPCFLSIGSTFPEAYQVETWRLIQLWIAEGFIRSPESDKSLEEVAEDYLEDLIGRNLIIVNKRRFNGEIKVCGMHDLLREFCLTEVEMTKFMHVERTDVVLRVSTRKYNGRRFIFQINRYSDDRRFKLLPSVARSIYLFSKTHNFVELEVFSGFHLLTVLAIFDENESYHSIPPVISKLFHLRYLQVRSHANLPASISELQNLQTLVYDRRYSHTTLPEKIWTMKNLRHIHMTRACYLPSPGRKSIVKQHLVIGMPSLVQLSNLYFTSCTNEILSNIPNLRRLIVHHNDDLSKKSWINLPIDMSSLTKLEALKCVSNAFLSWTPPISIKGSFFPASLKRLTFAGRFRFPWEDISTLVKLPNLEELKLKDRAAIGYVWTLRDEDIFKSLKLLLFREVLLANWVASSDNFPSLKRLVLKKCDNLMEIPIDFGEICTLESIELHNCSNAAEDSARKIEQEQEDMGNNCLKVYIHT, from the coding sequence ATGGCAGCTTACTCTGCTGTAATTTCTCTACTTCAAACACTGGAGCGATTTCAGGAGAGACAACCCGTACTCATTCAAGGTCAAACTGCGAAAACACTAGAATCCCTTCGCGATACTGctgaatattttcaaaattttgtcgAAGAAGCTAGCACGAGTAGATTTGATCCTGAGAAAATCAAATCTTTCGAGGAAATAATAAGATCTGCTGCTAGTGATGCAGAAGATGTTATCGAGATGTGCTGGACATGTGGAAATGCATCTGAAAGTTCACTAAACAAGAATTTGCGACCGGTTGTTACAAGAATAAATACGATAAAGAATGAAGTGATGGAGATTGTTTCTGGTTTCAGCACAAGTAGTCACGACATGGATGATCATCGATTTCTTGAATCCGCGGGGGATTTTTTGATCAACAGTACTACTTATAGAAGTAATCGGATGCTGCAACATATGGAAGGCGATATCGTGCAAGGACTTGATGAGGACTTGGAGATAATAGTTAGAAGATTGACAGAGCCGTTGTCCGATCTTGACATCATCACAATAACAGGCATGGGTGGGATCGGCAAAACAACACTCGCTAGAAAAGCTCACGATCATCTGAAAATCAGGTATCATTTTGACATTCGCGTTTGGGTTACAATATCTCAAGTATATGGAAGTAGAAATGTGTTGTTAGAAGCTTTACGTTGTATTTCAAagcaaacaaatattgatatcgGAAAAGATTATGATAAGAAGAACAACAATGAGTTAGCCGACCTGGTGCAGAAGAAACTAAAGGGTCCGAGATACCTTGTTGTAGTCGATGATATTTGGAGTACGGATGTTTGGGATAGCGTAAGAAGAATATTTCCCGATTGCAATAATAGGAGTCGAATCTTATTGACTACTAGAGAAACAAGGGTAGCGATATATGCAAATCCTATTAGCCGTCATGAGATGAACCCATTGAACTCAGATAACAGTTGGAAGCTACTTTGTGATAAGGTGTTCGGACCAAATTATGATCATCCTCCTGAGTTGGAAGAAATCGGAAAGCAACTAGCAGAAAAATGCCACGGACTACCGTTAACAATCACAGTGATCGCGGGACATCTCTCTAAAGTGGCCAGGACTTTAGGAAGTTGGATGGATGTTTTCCGAACCATGAGTGAAATCATCGCTAGTCATCCAGATAAATGCTTAGGAGTTCTCGGTTTGAGTTACCACCACTTGCCGAATCACCTCAAACCTTGCTTTCTTTCTATCGGTAGTACTTTCCCGGAGGCTTATCAGGTTGAGACTTGGCGATTGATTCAATTATGGATCGCGGAAGGTTTTATAAGGAGTCCCGAGAGTGATAAAAGCTTGGAGGAAGTGGCAGAAGATTACTTGGAGGATCTTATCGGCAGGAACTTGATAATCGTTAACAAAAGGAGATTCAACGGCGAGATAAAAGTATGCGGAATGCATGATCTACTGCGTGAATTCTGTTTAACCGAAGTTGAAATGACAAAGTTCATGCATGTCGAGAGAACTGATGTAGTCCTTAGAGTTTCAACACGAAAGTACAATGGCCGTCGCTTCATTTTCCAGATCAACAGATATTCAGATGATAGGCGTTTCAAGCTACTACCCTCGGTTGCCAGGTCTATCTACTTGTTTTCCAAAACTCATAATTTCGTAGAACTTGAAGTTTTCTCCGGTTTCCACCTTCTCACGGTATTGGCCATTTTCGATGAAAATGAAAGTTACCATTCTATTCCACCTGTAATTTCAAAGTTGTTTCATCTGCGATATCTACAAGTTCGATCTCATGCAAATCTTCCTGCATCAATCTCCGAGCTTCAGAATTTGCAAACTCTAGTTTATGATAGACGTTATAGTCACACAACGTTACCAGAGAAGATATGGACGATGAAGAACTTGAGGCATATACATATGACGAGAGCCTGTTATTTACCAAGTCCTGGAAGAAAAAGTATCGTAAAACAGCATCTCGTGATAGGGATGCCGAGTTTAGTGCAACTTTCAAATCTCTATTTCACCAGTTGTACAAATGAAATCCTTTCTAACATTCCCAATCTAAGAAGACTGATCGTTCATCATAATGACGACTTATCTAAAAAGAGTTGGATCAATCTTCCGATTGATATGTCCAGCTTGACAAAACTCGAGGCATTGAAGTGTGTCAGTAATGCCTTTCTGTCCTGGACACCTCCAATCTCCATCAAGGGGTCTTTCTTCCCAGCGTCGCTTAAGAGGTTGACTTTTGCTGGCAGGTTTCGTTTTCCTTGGGAAGATATTTCAACTCTCGTAAAGTTGCCAAATCTTGAAGAGCTCAAACTTAAAGATCGTGCAGCCATTGGTTATGTATGGACATTGCGCGATGAAGACATATTCAAAAGCCTAAAGCTGTTGTTATTTCGCGAAGTACTTCTTGCGAATTGGGTAGCTAGCAGCGATAACTTCCCAAGTCTAAAACGCCTTGTTCTGAAGAAATGTGACAACCTTATGGAAATTCCAATAGATTTCGGAGAAATTTGTACGTTGGAGTCCATTGAGTTGCATAATTGCAGCAATGCTGCTGAGGATTCTGCAAGAAAGATTGAACAAGAACAAGAGGACATGGGAAACAATTGCCTTAAAGTCTACATCCATACATAA